One Streptomyces sp. V4I8 genomic window carries:
- a CDS encoding terpene synthase family protein translates to MTTTINPGAIVPFAEVAQLERLSRSPLPLPPQILDIAQNIRRDLVSWAQDYPAVVHGRAGDILRWMPLCAAVSYDGAPYRTALEFARHCVVVFAYDDVLDEEIGEPNTLEGLQTLTQEWLRVLSGPAGKEEAVLPASGTGRLQQLLLALVDSMRRVMDSPEAQQHQERWQELWQQASTGMLQELAWRHRTVRQPDFVTYMRTARSSIAVEATHWAAFITSAPADVLPEETDLLISVLKRAGYIIRLANDLNTVERDHQSNAANALLLTVDRWSCSVSEARALLRKHLEQELKRLFAVRASIAPAITDHYGWIVRSTVFACQWYLNRYELELTPEDLRAIDRTD, encoded by the coding sequence GTGACCACGACGATCAATCCAGGCGCGATAGTGCCCTTTGCCGAGGTAGCACAGCTTGAACGACTCAGTCGTTCTCCACTACCACTGCCGCCGCAGATCCTGGACATCGCGCAGAACATCCGTCGCGACCTGGTCTCCTGGGCGCAGGACTACCCAGCAGTGGTCCACGGGAGAGCCGGAGACATCCTGCGCTGGATGCCCCTGTGCGCCGCCGTCTCGTACGACGGTGCCCCGTACCGGACTGCGCTGGAGTTCGCCCGACACTGCGTCGTGGTCTTCGCATATGACGACGTTCTTGACGAAGAGATAGGCGAACCCAACACCCTGGAAGGCCTCCAGACACTCACACAGGAGTGGCTTCGTGTCCTCAGCGGCCCGGCAGGCAAGGAAGAAGCGGTACTGCCGGCATCCGGGACCGGCCGCCTCCAACAGCTACTGCTGGCGCTCGTTGACAGCATGCGCCGAGTCATGGACTCACCGGAAGCACAGCAGCACCAAGAACGCTGGCAAGAGCTCTGGCAACAAGCGAGCACTGGAATGCTGCAAGAATTGGCTTGGCGGCACCGGACCGTGCGGCAGCCGGACTTCGTTACGTATATGCGCACCGCCCGCTCCTCGATCGCCGTCGAAGCTACCCACTGGGCAGCCTTCATCACCAGCGCGCCGGCCGACGTCCTGCCGGAGGAGACAGACCTGCTTATCTCGGTCCTCAAGCGTGCCGGCTACATCATTCGGCTTGCGAACGACCTGAATACCGTAGAACGCGACCACCAAAGCAACGCCGCCAACGCACTTCTCCTCACCGTCGATCGATGGTCCTGCTCGGTCTCCGAAGCCCGGGCCCTGCTGCGAAAGCACCTCGAACAGGAACTGAAGCGCCTGTTCGCCGTCCGAGCCAGCATCGCACCAGCGATCACGGATCACTACGGGTGGATCGTCCGCAGCACAGTGTTCGCTTGTCAGTGGTATCTGAACCGATACGAGCTCGAACTCACTCCGGAAGACCTCCGCGCAATTGACCGAACCGACTGA
- a CDS encoding prenyltransferase/squalene oxidase repeat-containing protein, which translates to MYETGRVVSLLPDFIGHTERVDFLLTTQRPQGYWGPAHAGYALVPTLSATEALLTVQQRQPRESRTAAAVRRALCGLADLAEADVPDLPAADLVVSVLVPRIEHQLSHKSLTGDRPEHLPGWLRELAHRSEGRLAALRSMLSSPAPLEPKLLHAAETFGESSWLDKAHLSAEGSIGASPAASAAWLAAADGSGRRDSQAVRRYLERAVQQHGGALPCVWPTPVFERAWVLNWLLHSGITIVVPHHLRRSLHASLQSEGAATAAGLPADADTTSMVLASLTLLGERPDFSPLLRYELDTHFCTWPGEQGQSVTTNAHVLEALSLHVLAHPAEKRRYAQAIQKVSHWLYSQQRDWGGWEDRWHASPYYATFCAALALHRFDGARSAPALTATVQWLLETQHPDGSWGVWGGTVEETAYGVHLLVNLPASDTQSRAKEAVRLGRAHLARTATPQYSHPPLWHDKDLYAPEVIINAAVLTASLENQ; encoded by the coding sequence GTGTATGAAACCGGACGGGTCGTTTCCCTGCTGCCAGACTTCATCGGGCATACCGAGCGAGTCGATTTCCTGCTCACTACTCAGCGGCCACAGGGATATTGGGGACCGGCGCATGCCGGATATGCGCTCGTCCCTACACTCAGCGCGACCGAGGCTCTACTGACTGTTCAGCAGCGACAGCCGCGCGAGTCTCGGACCGCCGCCGCGGTACGCAGAGCTCTGTGCGGTCTCGCCGATCTCGCCGAGGCCGATGTGCCCGATCTGCCGGCCGCGGATCTTGTGGTCTCCGTGCTGGTTCCGCGCATCGAGCATCAACTGAGCCACAAGAGCTTGACGGGAGACAGACCAGAGCATCTGCCCGGATGGTTGCGCGAGTTGGCTCACCGCAGCGAGGGCAGACTCGCCGCATTGCGTTCCATGCTGTCCAGTCCCGCACCGTTGGAGCCCAAACTGCTGCATGCCGCGGAGACCTTCGGTGAAAGCTCCTGGCTGGACAAGGCCCATCTCTCGGCAGAGGGGAGCATCGGCGCGTCTCCCGCTGCCTCAGCTGCCTGGCTGGCTGCCGCTGATGGTTCCGGGCGACGCGATTCACAGGCAGTCCGCCGATATCTGGAACGGGCAGTCCAGCAACACGGCGGGGCGCTCCCCTGCGTATGGCCGACGCCTGTATTCGAGCGCGCGTGGGTACTGAACTGGCTGTTGCACTCCGGCATCACCATCGTCGTTCCACACCACCTGCGCCGTAGTCTGCACGCTTCCCTACAGTCGGAAGGTGCAGCAACCGCTGCCGGGCTGCCTGCGGACGCGGACACCACCAGCATGGTCCTGGCGTCCCTCACCCTTCTCGGAGAGCGACCCGACTTCAGCCCGTTGCTCCGGTACGAACTCGATACCCACTTCTGTACCTGGCCAGGTGAGCAAGGTCAGTCCGTTACCACCAACGCCCATGTGCTCGAAGCTCTGAGCCTGCACGTCCTCGCCCACCCCGCGGAAAAGCGACGCTACGCCCAGGCGATCCAGAAAGTCTCTCACTGGCTTTACTCCCAGCAGCGGGATTGGGGTGGGTGGGAGGACCGATGGCACGCCTCCCCCTACTACGCCACGTTCTGCGCCGCTCTCGCATTGCACCGCTTCGATGGTGCCCGATCCGCGCCGGCTCTGACCGCGACCGTGCAATGGCTGCTGGAGACGCAGCATCCTGACGGCTCGTGGGGGGTCTGGGGCGGCACGGTGGAAGAGACCGCCTACGGCGTTCATCTGCTCGTCAACCTCCCGGCCTCAGATACCCAGAGCCGAGCAAAAGAGGCTGTCCGTTTGGGCCGAGCTCACCTTGCCCGCACGGCCACGCCGCAATACAGCCACCCACCCTTGTGGCACGACAAGGACTTATACGCGCCCGAGGTGATCATTAACGCAGCTGTGCTCACCGCCAGTTTGGAGAACCAGTGA